A single window of Nocardia sp. NBC_01327 DNA harbors:
- the cobG gene encoding precorrin-3B synthase, with protein MTRTDPDSCPGVLRLHDAADGPLARIRVPGGRLTPQQLQALAEASSELADGSIELTSRGNVQLRQVRDARALEARLTAAGLLPSASHERIRNIIASPLAGRVGGAADVHELVPALDAGLQADPRLAELPGRVLFTLDDGRGDVSGLGGDIGVHAVDGDTYALLLAGADSGVRVPAGDAVDLMLAAAHGFLELRDGQWRLHEIPDAGPRLADRLLNSRSGLEASAESVEIVVRHEIPIGWMTQGDDRVALGAGVPLGSLPARTAEFIAAVERPILLTPWRSLVIADLDEWAAEQVVRVLAPMGLIFDAHSPWLLASACAGMPGCAKSRTDVRADVAEAVESGRIVPAGAPQFAREGLEAAEIVASGRQHWSGCERRCGRPRGAVTDIIATTDGYRIDPAD; from the coding sequence ATGACCCGAACAGATCCCGATTCCTGCCCGGGCGTGCTGCGCCTGCACGACGCCGCCGACGGGCCCCTCGCGCGTATTCGCGTGCCCGGTGGGCGCCTCACCCCGCAGCAGCTGCAGGCGCTCGCCGAGGCGTCGAGCGAACTCGCCGACGGCAGTATCGAACTCACCTCACGCGGCAATGTGCAGCTGCGGCAGGTGCGCGACGCACGCGCACTCGAAGCGCGGCTCACCGCGGCCGGGCTGCTGCCGAGCGCCTCGCACGAGCGCATTCGCAATATCATCGCCTCACCGCTGGCCGGGCGGGTCGGCGGCGCGGCCGATGTGCACGAACTGGTTCCCGCACTCGATGCAGGATTGCAGGCCGACCCGCGACTGGCGGAATTGCCGGGGCGCGTGCTCTTCACGCTCGATGACGGACGCGGTGATGTCAGCGGGCTCGGCGGGGATATCGGTGTGCACGCCGTGGATGGCGACACCTATGCCCTGCTGCTGGCGGGTGCGGACTCCGGGGTGCGGGTGCCCGCCGGCGACGCGGTCGACCTCATGCTCGCGGCGGCGCACGGCTTTCTCGAACTGCGCGACGGGCAGTGGCGGCTGCACGAGATCCCCGACGCCGGTCCCCGCCTCGCCGATCGCCTGCTGAATTCGCGGTCCGGTCTGGAGGCCAGTGCCGAATCCGTCGAAATCGTTGTGCGGCACGAGATTCCGATCGGCTGGATGACCCAGGGCGATGATCGCGTGGCATTGGGCGCGGGTGTGCCACTCGGTTCCCTGCCCGCGCGCACCGCCGAATTCATCGCCGCCGTCGAGCGGCCGATTCTGCTGACCCCGTGGCGCAGCCTGGTGATCGCCGATCTCGACGAATGGGCCGCCGAGCAGGTGGTGCGGGTGCTCGCCCCCATGGGATTGATCTTCGACGCCCACTCGCCCTGGCTACTGGCCAGTGCCTGCGCGGGCATGCCGGGCTGCGCGAAATCCCGGACCGATGTGCGCGCCGATGTGGCCGAGGCGGTCGAATCCGGCCGCATAGTGCCCGCAGGAGCACCCCAATTCGCGCGCGAAGGGCTGGAAGCCGCCGAGATCGTGGCCTCCGGCCGTCAGCACTGGTCCGGCTGCGAGCGGCGCTGCGGCCGCCCGCGCGGCGCGGTCACCGACATCATCGCCACCACCGACGGCTACCGCATCGATCCGGCCGACTGA
- the ddaH gene encoding dimethylargininase yields the protein MTSVATLRAPEPAGIRRPTPRRYLMCRPDHFDVYYAINPWMDTSAPVDRALARAQWENLRATYERHGHVVDVVEGVAALPDMVFAANGGLVIGDRALSARFANPERAAEGPAYHDWLAAQRFTQVLAARETNEGEGDFAIAGDRILAGTGFRSSRAAHEEVQEFFELPVISLELIDPRFYHLDTALMVLDDTIAYYPAAFSGESARLLAGMYPDALLATEDDANVLGLNGVCDGYHVFMSERATGLAAQLRARGYEPVGIDLSELLKAGGSVKCCTMEQHSVRTAALPSMD from the coding sequence TTGACCTCCGTAGCCACGCTTCGCGCACCCGAACCCGCAGGCATCCGCCGCCCCACTCCGCGCCGCTACCTCATGTGCCGCCCCGATCACTTCGACGTCTACTACGCGATCAATCCCTGGATGGACACCTCCGCTCCCGTGGATCGTGCGCTGGCACGGGCACAGTGGGAGAACCTGCGCGCCACCTATGAACGGCACGGGCATGTGGTCGATGTGGTCGAGGGTGTGGCCGCCCTGCCCGATATGGTGTTCGCCGCCAATGGCGGTCTGGTGATCGGTGACCGGGCGCTGTCGGCCCGCTTCGCCAATCCCGAGCGCGCCGCCGAAGGCCCGGCCTATCACGATTGGCTTGCCGCACAACGCTTCACCCAGGTGCTGGCCGCCCGCGAAACCAATGAGGGCGAAGGTGATTTCGCCATTGCCGGGGACCGCATTCTGGCGGGCACCGGATTCCGCAGCTCCCGCGCCGCACACGAGGAGGTGCAGGAGTTCTTCGAATTACCGGTCATCTCACTGGAATTGATCGATCCGCGCTTCTACCATCTCGATACCGCGCTCATGGTGCTCGATGACACCATCGCCTACTACCCGGCGGCCTTCAGCGGTGAGAGCGCACGGCTGCTCGCAGGCATGTACCCGGACGCGCTACTGGCCACCGAGGACGATGCGAATGTGCTGGGCCTCAATGGCGTCTGCGACGGCTACCACGTCTTCATGAGCGAGCGCGCGACCGGTTTGGCGGCGCAGTTGCGGGCCCGCGGCTACGAACCGGTGGGCATCGACCTGTCGGAATTGCTGAAGGCCGGTGGCAGTGTGAAGTGCTGCACCATGGAACAGCATTCGGTCAGAACGGCAGCGTTGCCTTCCATGGACTGA
- a CDS encoding Lrp/AsnC family transcriptional regulator codes for MDDLDRRILAILLKQARASFQEIGAIVGLSAPAVKRRVDKMVAGGQITGFTALVNPAALGWRTEAYVEVYYRDNISPAELRRSLEPIPQVIGIWTIAGEADALVHVMATDMAEIEVTVERIRENARVGRTRSSIVMSRLLERPRT; via the coding sequence GTGGACGATCTCGATCGGCGAATTCTGGCCATTCTGCTGAAGCAGGCCCGCGCGTCCTTCCAGGAGATCGGCGCGATCGTCGGACTCTCCGCGCCGGCGGTCAAGCGCCGCGTAGACAAGATGGTGGCGGGCGGGCAGATCACCGGTTTCACCGCCCTGGTCAATCCCGCGGCACTGGGCTGGCGCACCGAGGCCTACGTCGAGGTCTACTACCGCGACAACATCTCCCCCGCCGAACTGCGCCGCAGCCTCGAACCCATCCCCCAGGTGATCGGTATCTGGACGATTGCCGGTGAGGCCGACGCCCTGGTGCACGTCATGGCCACCGATATGGCCGAAATCGAGGTCACCGTCGAGCGCATCCGGGAGAACGCCCGCGTCGGCCGCACCCGCAGCAGCATTGTCATGTCCCGATTGCTGGAACGCCCGCGCACCTGA
- a CDS encoding precorrin-8X methylmutase, translating to MSDVRTSYLTDGAEIYRRSFATIRSEADLARFPADVSQVVVRMIHACGQVDLAGDVEFSNDVVTRARAAMRAGAPILCDANMVASGVTRKRLPADNEVLCLLGDPRVPGLAAEMNNTRSVAALELLRDRMEGAVVAIGNAPTALFHLLDMLDAGAPKPAAVLGIPVGFIGAAESKQALAEYSGIEFLTVRGRRGGSAMTAAALNAIASEQE from the coding sequence ATGTCCGACGTGCGCACCAGCTACCTCACCGACGGGGCCGAGATCTATCGGCGCTCGTTCGCGACCATTCGCTCCGAAGCGGATCTGGCCCGCTTCCCGGCGGACGTGTCGCAGGTGGTGGTGCGCATGATTCACGCCTGCGGGCAGGTGGATCTGGCCGGGGATGTCGAATTCAGCAACGATGTGGTGACCAGGGCGCGGGCCGCGATGCGCGCGGGCGCGCCCATTCTGTGCGATGCGAATATGGTCGCCTCGGGCGTCACCCGTAAACGGCTGCCCGCCGACAACGAGGTCCTGTGCCTGCTCGGTGATCCGCGGGTGCCGGGTCTCGCGGCCGAGATGAACAACACCAGATCCGTTGCGGCGCTGGAACTGCTGCGCGACCGGATGGAGGGTGCGGTGGTGGCCATCGGCAATGCGCCGACCGCGCTGTTCCACCTGCTCGACATGCTCGACGCCGGTGCCCCGAAACCCGCTGCCGTGCTCGGCATTCCGGTCGGCTTCATCGGCGCGGCCGAATCCAAGCAGGCCCTTGCCGAATACAGCGGCATCGAATTCCTGACCGTGCGTGGCCGGCGCGGCGGTAGCGCCATGACCGCTGCCGCCCTCAATGCGATTGCGAGCGAACAAGAATGA
- the cobJ gene encoding precorrin-3B C(17)-methyltransferase: MSGKLWGVGLGPGDPELVTVKAARIIGAADVIAFHSARHGRSISRAIAAPYMREGQLEEHLVYPVTTETTDHPGGYQGAIDEFYETAAARLAEHLAAGRSVALLAAGDPLFYSSFQHMHRRLADHFDTEIIPGVTSVSAASAALGTPLVEGDQVLTVLPGTMPTDELTRRLREADGVAIMKLGRTYPGVRQALADSGRLADAYYVERASSTRQRVLRAADVDEASVPYFAITVVPGPKPVTRITLTDTTSGASSTESTLAAAGSAGAVDTPRRTAPGAVTSRAATAQAATDTAAGTPAPRASTSAGDTVVTTTSTTAADTAAVHILPSSAPAADTAGTGAVTVPTAPSTAPAADPTATTTSTIVAGTVAALAVAASAAAAQDDSIGEVVVIGLGPGAAEWTTPEVTRALAEATDIVGYATYVNRVPERVGQRRHSSDNKVESERAAMALDLAKGGARVVVVSGGDPGVFAMAAAVVEESADPQWRDVPVRVLPGVTAASAVASRAGAPLGHDFAMISLSDRLKPWEVVAGRISAVAAADMAFAVYNPASSQRTWQVAAMRDLVLEHRTPETPVVIGRDVGGPAESVRVVTLAELDPAEVDMRTLLIVGASTTTVFDAAGGPRVFTSRRYGD, encoded by the coding sequence ATGAGCGGCAAGCTCTGGGGTGTGGGTCTGGGCCCCGGCGATCCGGAACTGGTGACGGTCAAGGCGGCGCGGATCATCGGCGCGGCCGATGTCATCGCCTTCCACAGCGCCCGGCACGGACGCAGCATCTCCCGCGCCATCGCGGCGCCCTATATGCGCGAGGGCCAGCTCGAAGAGCATCTCGTCTACCCGGTGACCACCGAGACCACCGATCACCCCGGTGGTTATCAGGGAGCCATCGACGAGTTCTACGAAACCGCCGCCGCGCGCCTCGCCGAACATCTGGCCGCCGGACGCTCGGTCGCCCTGCTCGCGGCCGGAGACCCGCTGTTCTACAGCTCTTTCCAGCACATGCACCGCCGCCTGGCCGACCACTTCGATACCGAGATCATTCCCGGCGTCACCTCGGTCAGCGCCGCCTCGGCCGCCCTGGGCACCCCGCTGGTCGAGGGCGATCAGGTCCTCACCGTCCTGCCCGGCACCATGCCCACGGACGAGCTCACCCGCCGCCTGCGCGAGGCCGACGGCGTCGCCATCATGAAACTCGGCCGCACCTACCCCGGCGTCCGCCAGGCCCTCGCCGACTCCGGCCGCCTCGCCGACGCCTACTACGTCGAACGCGCCAGCTCCACCCGCCAGCGTGTCCTGCGCGCCGCCGACGTGGACGAGGCCAGCGTTCCGTACTTCGCCATCACCGTGGTCCCCGGCCCGAAGCCGGTCACGCGAATCACCCTGACGGACACCACGTCCGGCGCTTCATCGACCGAATCCACGCTCGCGGCCGCCGGATCCGCAGGCGCGGTCGATACGCCCCGCCGCACTGCCCCCGGAGCAGTGACATCACGCGCAGCCACCGCGCAGGCCGCGACCGACACAGCCGCCGGTACTCCCGCACCGAGAGCGAGCACATCCGCAGGGGATACCGTCGTTACGACCACGAGCACCACAGCTGCCGATACCGCTGCGGTTCATATCCTTCCATCGAGCGCACCCGCCGCGGATACTGCCGGGACAGGTGCCGTGACGGTGCCTACCGCTCCGTCGACCGCGCCCGCCGCAGATCCCACTGCCACGACGACGAGCACGATTGTCGCCGGCACCGTGGCGGCTCTCGCCGTCGCCGCGAGCGCGGCCGCGGCGCAGGACGATTCGATCGGTGAGGTGGTGGTGATCGGACTGGGACCCGGGGCCGCGGAGTGGACTACGCCGGAGGTGACGCGCGCGCTGGCCGAGGCTACCGATATCGTTGGCTACGCGACGTATGTGAATCGGGTGCCGGAGCGGGTGGGACAGCGACGGCATTCCAGTGACAACAAGGTCGAATCCGAGCGGGCGGCAATGGCTTTGGATCTGGCCAAGGGTGGTGCGAGGGTCGTGGTTGTTTCGGGTGGAGATCCCGGGGTATTCGCCATGGCGGCGGCGGTGGTCGAGGAGTCGGCCGACCCGCAGTGGCGCGATGTGCCGGTCCGAGTGCTGCCCGGGGTGACCGCGGCCAGCGCCGTGGCCAGCCGCGCGGGTGCACCGCTCGGGCACGATTTCGCCATGATCTCGCTGTCGGATCGGCTGAAGCCGTGGGAGGTGGTGGCCGGGCGGATCTCCGCGGTGGCCGCCGCGGATATGGCGTTCGCCGTCTACAACCCGGCGTCGTCGCAGCGCACCTGGCAGGTGGCCGCCATGCGTGATCTCGTGCTCGAGCACCGCACGCCGGAGACCCCGGTGGTGATCGGGCGGGATGTGGGCGGTCCGGCCGAGTCGGTGCGGGTGGTCACCCTCGCCGAGCTGGACCCGGCCGAGGTGGATATGCGCACCCTGCTGATCGTGGGCGCGTCGACCACCACGGTGTTCGACGCGGCCGGCGGGCCCCGGGTGTTCACTTCTCGACGGTACGGCGACTAA
- a CDS encoding PadR family transcriptional regulator: protein MQAGRSVVADDKTRRPLNSTAASLLGFLHQGDMSGWDLVAQAQDRIGDFWTITQSQVYRELATMHQHGLVEKGEAGARDRTPYRITEDGREAFAEWIARDPGAETIRVPLLLTLSFGEFVDPARLERIIAANRPLHEQRLTSYLAGHDEERMSPFERATVDFGIRYERAVLDWFDRLPELLDPSSRLS from the coding sequence ATGCAGGCTGGAAGGAGTGTAGTGGCAGACGACAAGACGCGGCGCCCTCTCAATTCGACGGCCGCATCGTTATTGGGATTCCTCCATCAGGGCGATATGTCCGGCTGGGACCTGGTCGCCCAGGCGCAGGATCGCATCGGCGACTTCTGGACCATCACCCAGAGTCAGGTGTACCGCGAGCTGGCGACCATGCATCAGCACGGCCTCGTCGAGAAGGGCGAGGCCGGAGCGCGCGACCGCACGCCCTACCGCATTACCGAGGACGGCCGGGAGGCGTTCGCGGAGTGGATCGCCCGCGATCCGGGCGCGGAGACCATCCGGGTGCCACTGCTGCTCACCCTGTCCTTCGGCGAATTCGTCGATCCGGCCCGCCTGGAACGCATTATCGCCGCCAATCGCCCACTGCACGAACAGCGCCTGACCTCCTACCTCGCCGGACACGACGAGGAGCGCATGTCACCGTTCGAGCGCGCCACGGTGGATTTCGGCATTCGCTACGAACGCGCGGTACTGGACTGGTTCGACCGCCTCCCCGAGCTGCTCGACCCCAGCAGCCGGTTGTCCTAA
- a CDS encoding cobalt-precorrin-6A reductase, whose protein sequence is MKILILGGTREAREIADIASGERGFEIVSSLAGRVREPVLPVGAVRVGGFGGADGLRTWIAENGIEGVVDATHPFAGGITANAAWAAAEAGLPVLHVRRPGWSEQAGDRWIRVPDLAGAAETVAGLGERVFLTIGRQGVAAFAGSPQWFLIRAIDPPEDAVPSRHELLLARGPFSVAEETALFTDQRIDVLVTKDSGGALTEAKLAAARALALPVVMIERPPLPAGAVRVETVAAAWDWLRQQV, encoded by the coding sequence CTGAAGATTCTGATTCTGGGGGGTACCCGGGAGGCCCGGGAAATCGCTGATATCGCTTCCGGTGAGCGAGGATTCGAGATTGTGTCCTCGCTCGCCGGACGTGTGCGCGAACCCGTGTTGCCGGTGGGCGCGGTGCGTGTGGGGGGATTCGGGGGAGCGGACGGGCTGCGGACGTGGATTGCCGAGAATGGGATCGAGGGGGTGGTTGATGCCACGCACCCTTTCGCCGGGGGGATTACCGCCAATGCCGCGTGGGCGGCTGCGGAGGCGGGGTTGCCGGTGCTGCATGTGCGCCGCCCGGGCTGGAGTGAGCAGGCGGGGGATCGGTGGATACGGGTGCCGGATCTGGCCGGTGCGGCGGAAACCGTTGCTGGACTGGGGGAGCGGGTGTTCCTCACCATCGGCAGGCAAGGGGTGGCGGCCTTCGCGGGCTCGCCGCAGTGGTTTCTGATTCGGGCCATCGACCCGCCCGAGGACGCGGTGCCGTCGCGGCATGAATTGCTGCTGGCGCGTGGACCTTTCAGCGTCGCGGAGGAAACCGCGCTGTTCACCGATCAGCGGATCGATGTGCTGGTGACGAAGGACAGCGGGGGAGCCTTGACCGAGGCCAAACTCGCCGCTGCCCGCGCGCTCGCGCTGCCTGTCGTGATGATCGAACGGCCGCCGTTGCCCGCAGGTGCGGTACGGGTGGAAACTGTTGCCGCAGCGTGGGATTGGCTGCGGCAACAGGTCTAG
- a CDS encoding helix-turn-helix transcriptional regulator translates to MSSGIAGQLGEFLHARRARLRPEEVGLQSFPQRRRVSGLRREELAQLAGVSVSYYTRLEQGQSVNASDAILDALAAALRLDEHERAHLRELATQRPRPQRAPAPERLSPLTRDLLRSFETAPAMVLGRRTDVLAWNTLGHALLAGHIDAGAPDRPADRPNLARLLFLDPHTRDLYVDWQRKARAVVGNLRLVAGRHPEDARLASLIGELSMKSPTFATLWSDHRVTPCEADEYELRHPLVGTLTVTQHILIVARSPEQSVAVVTTASGSRSENALTLLAQRTVQAGPEALSCTDAGTGCAAAVGTTQESGERL, encoded by the coding sequence GTGAGTTCGGGTATCGCTGGTCAGCTGGGGGAGTTCCTGCATGCGCGACGTGCACGTCTACGTCCGGAAGAGGTCGGCCTGCAGTCGTTTCCGCAGCGGCGGCGAGTGAGCGGGCTGCGCCGGGAGGAACTGGCCCAGCTGGCGGGGGTGAGCGTGTCCTACTACACACGCCTGGAACAGGGCCAGTCGGTCAATGCGTCCGATGCCATCCTGGACGCGCTCGCCGCGGCCTTGCGGCTCGATGAGCATGAACGGGCCCATCTGCGTGAACTCGCCACCCAGCGTCCCCGGCCGCAGCGCGCTCCGGCGCCGGAGCGGCTCAGCCCGCTGACCCGTGATCTGCTGCGCTCGTTCGAGACCGCGCCCGCCATGGTCCTCGGCCGGCGCACCGATGTGCTGGCCTGGAACACGCTCGGTCACGCGCTGCTGGCCGGGCACATCGATGCCGGCGCGCCGGATCGCCCCGCCGATCGCCCGAATCTGGCCCGCCTCCTGTTCCTCGACCCGCACACCCGCGACCTGTACGTGGATTGGCAGCGCAAGGCCCGCGCCGTGGTCGGCAATCTTCGCCTCGTCGCCGGTCGGCACCCCGAGGACGCGCGACTGGCCTCCCTGATCGGTGAGCTGTCCATGAAAAGCCCCACGTTCGCGACACTGTGGAGCGATCACCGGGTCACCCCGTGCGAAGCCGACGAGTACGAACTCCGCCACCCCCTGGTGGGCACGCTCACGGTCACCCAGCACATCCTGATCGTGGCTCGCTCACCGGAGCAGTCCGTCGCCGTCGTCACCACCGCGAGCGGATCGCGTTCGGAGAACGCGCTCACCCTGCTCGCCCAGCGGACCGTCCAGGCTGGGCCCGAGGCGCTATCCTGCACGGACGCTGGGACCGGCTGTGCCGCTGCTGTCGGCACTACTCAGGAGAGTGGTGAGCGGCTCTGA
- a CDS encoding MBL fold metallo-hydrolase, translated as MNDIVLGDVTITRVMEYSGSVEMSPATFFPESPDTAWRQHQSWLAPDFLDPQTDACRSALQTWVLRSEGKTILIDTGAGNHKERPYAPVWGHLDTDFLDNLARAGIAPEDVDVVVNTHLHVDHVGWNTRLHDRTWVPTFPNATYLMPRRDFDFWNPANGHETVFGRGNQNVFEDSVAPVHQDGRTVLWENSYRIDANLTLDLAPGHTPGSSVVTLESGGDRALFVGDLLHSPLQFIEPDINSCFCEDPVQASATRRRLLGWAAEQHALVLPAHLAGHGAAEVAREGGRFFIKEWAGFDRI; from the coding sequence ATGAATGACATCGTGCTCGGAGATGTGACGATCACCCGGGTCATGGAGTACTCCGGCTCGGTCGAGATGTCGCCGGCCACCTTCTTCCCGGAAAGCCCCGACACGGCATGGCGGCAGCACCAGTCCTGGCTTGCGCCGGACTTTCTCGACCCGCAGACCGACGCGTGCCGATCGGCTCTGCAGACCTGGGTGCTGCGCAGCGAGGGCAAGACGATCCTCATCGACACCGGCGCGGGCAATCACAAGGAGCGGCCGTACGCGCCGGTATGGGGTCACCTGGACACCGACTTCCTGGACAATCTCGCTCGCGCCGGGATCGCACCCGAGGACGTCGACGTGGTGGTCAATACACATTTGCATGTGGACCATGTCGGCTGGAACACCCGCCTGCACGACCGCACCTGGGTGCCGACCTTCCCCAATGCCACCTACCTCATGCCCAGGCGCGATTTCGATTTCTGGAATCCCGCCAACGGCCACGAGACAGTGTTCGGGCGCGGCAACCAGAACGTCTTCGAGGACAGTGTGGCCCCGGTGCACCAGGACGGCCGAACGGTGCTGTGGGAGAACAGCTATCGGATCGATGCGAACTTGACCCTGGACCTCGCACCCGGGCACACACCCGGTTCGTCGGTGGTGACGCTGGAGTCGGGCGGCGATCGGGCGCTGTTCGTCGGCGATCTGCTGCACAGTCCACTGCAGTTCATCGAACCCGATATCAACAGCTGCTTCTGTGAGGATCCGGTGCAGGCCAGTGCCACTCGGCGGCGGTTGCTGGGCTGGGCCGCGGAGCAGCACGCGCTGGTGTTGCCCGCGCACCTCGCGGGGCACGGCGCCGCCGAGGTCGCGCGCGAGGGCGGCCGGTTCTTCATCAAGGAGTGGGCCGGCTTCGACCGCATCTGA
- a CDS encoding carboxylesterase/lipase family protein, with protein sequence MSDPIVTTTEGLVRGRAENSARVFLDIPYAAPPFGAARFTAPMPHAPWQGVRDATRPGPTAPQPRRDGFGTLDMSPYFGPGWVPGEDYLTVNVWAPSTARNSPVMVFVHGGGFVAGSTRSPLYDGTAFARDGVVLVTLNYRLGISGFLDLPGAPADRGLLDVLAALRWVRGNIEAFGGDRGNVTVFGQSAGATIITGILAHPDARGLFHRAIVQSGNGLGAFTGEQAARVTHAAATALGIEPTVPAFARIPDEQLIAVLPKLTGLDLRTATDYDPLVGLSPFSLVLEHQPADTVAAGAGAEIALLVGTTTEEGNLYLAPQGNLTTSTDQDVQDIATRVHPDPAALIAHHRAHRPQATPGHLRSAILGDALFGIGTRRLVRAHATHAPTYTYEFTWRSTALNGELGAAHTVELPYVFDHLHLPALRGPRGLLGDTEPPATLATEMHGAWVHFARTGNPGWTPQETHSFSAVPHPE encoded by the coding sequence GTGTCCGACCCGATCGTCACCACCACCGAGGGACTCGTCCGCGGCCGCGCCGAGAACAGCGCCCGCGTTTTCCTCGATATCCCCTATGCCGCACCGCCGTTCGGCGCGGCACGGTTCACCGCACCCATGCCGCACGCACCATGGCAGGGCGTTCGAGACGCCACCCGTCCCGGGCCGACCGCACCGCAGCCACGCCGGGACGGCTTCGGGACCCTCGACATGTCACCCTATTTCGGTCCCGGCTGGGTACCCGGCGAGGACTATCTGACGGTGAATGTGTGGGCGCCCTCGACGGCCCGCAACAGCCCCGTCATGGTTTTCGTGCACGGCGGCGGGTTCGTCGCCGGTTCCACCCGGTCCCCGCTGTACGACGGAACGGCTTTCGCCCGCGACGGCGTCGTGCTGGTGACTCTCAATTACCGGCTGGGCATCTCCGGATTCCTCGATCTGCCCGGCGCACCGGCCGATCGCGGTCTGCTCGACGTTCTCGCCGCACTGCGCTGGGTGCGCGGCAATATCGAAGCGTTCGGCGGTGATCGCGGCAATGTCACCGTATTCGGCCAGTCCGCCGGGGCGACGATCATCACCGGAATACTCGCGCACCCCGACGCGCGGGGCCTGTTCCATCGCGCAATCGTGCAGAGCGGCAACGGGCTCGGCGCCTTCACCGGCGAGCAGGCGGCACGAGTCACCCATGCCGCCGCCACCGCGCTCGGTATCGAGCCCACAGTCCCCGCCTTCGCCCGGATACCGGACGAACAGCTCATCGCGGTCCTACCGAAGCTCACCGGACTCGACCTGAGGACCGCTACCGACTACGACCCGCTGGTCGGACTGAGCCCGTTCAGCCTGGTGCTGGAGCATCAGCCCGCCGACACCGTGGCCGCGGGGGCCGGTGCGGAGATAGCCCTCCTCGTCGGCACCACCACCGAGGAGGGCAATCTCTACCTCGCGCCGCAGGGCAACCTGACAACCTCGACCGATCAGGACGTGCAAGACATCGCTACCAGGGTCCATCCAGACCCCGCCGCGCTGATCGCACACCACCGCGCGCACCGCCCGCAGGCCACGCCGGGTCACCTCCGCTCGGCAATCCTGGGCGACGCGTTATTCGGCATCGGCACCCGCCGACTCGTACGGGCACATGCCACCCATGCCCCGACCTACACCTACGAATTCACTTGGCGCTCAACCGCACTGAATGGCGAACTCGGTGCCGCGCACACGGTGGAACTGCCCTATGTATTCGACCACCTGCATCTGCCCGCACTCCGCGGCCCCCGCGGGCTGCTCGGCGACACCGAACCTCCCGCTACGCTCGCCACCGAGATGCACGGCGCGTGGGTCCATTTCGCCCGCACCGGCAATCCAGGCTGGACACCGCAGGAAACCCATTCCTTCTCCGCAGTTCCTCACCCGGAGTAA